The Quercus robur chromosome 7, dhQueRobu3.1, whole genome shotgun sequence genome has a segment encoding these proteins:
- the LOC126691656 gene encoding disease resistance protein TAO1-like isoform X17, producing MSTQGASTSSPSSSSTPRRTYDVFLSFRGEDTRTSFTDHLYNALTRKGIFTFRDDENLERGRFISEELVKAIQESKFAIVILSKNYAFSTWLLDELEHIVRCVEETGLVVVPIFYHVNPSDVRKQTGTFAEAFNAHKKRALDEHKMKTWRTALGVVADLSGWDLKDRHESEFIPKIVEDIDKKLNSKFLIIHENLVGVESMVAELLNCSYLDFENNVCMIGICGMGGIGKTTLAKAVYDMHSNKFDASSFIANVREKSERDCLLQLQKQLLKDISGEINTNISDDCEGVYIIKKRLRDKKVLLVLDDVNDEHQLEKLAGKKGWFRPGSWIIITTRDEHVLVAHEVLKIYRPKGLNNDDALKFFCLKAFKNEQPKEGYTQLSQEFVKYAGGLPLALVTLGSFLVGRPRDDWQSALDYFKENPPKKIFDILKISFDGLEDMWKEVFLDIACFFTGWPKFEVIRILKNCGFKARIGISVLQDKSLLTVIGGNEELGMHDLLQEMGKNIVRSCGELGRQSRLWLFEDLCRVLENNMETNAIQAIVIKKRNAGFNFEEFPEVFSKMTNLRLLIIDELHIPNALNRVPNGLRHLSWKCCSLKCLPSSFEPKELVELDLQYSKCEYLWEGAKCLGNLKSINLSSSENLIWTPDFSRVPRLEVLHLGCCTNLGGLHPSIGQLSKLKSLHLSYCESLTNLPSFSEATSLEVLGLECCTNLVGLHPSFGQLSKLKSLDLSRCTSLTNLPSFSEATSLEVLGLEWCTNLVGLHPSFGQLSKLKSLDLSHCTSLTNLPSFSKATSLEVLGLEGCTNLVGLHPSIGQLSKLKSLHLSHCTSLTNLPSFSEATSLEVLGLEGCTNLIGLHPSIGQLSKLKSLHLSRCTSLTNLPSFSEATSLEVLGLEWCTNLVGLHPSIGQLSKLKSLHLSRCTSLTNLPSFSEATSLEVLGLEGCTNLVGLHPSIGQLSKLKSLHLSRCTSLTNLPSFSEATSLEVLGLEWCTNLVGLHPSIGQLSKLKSLHLSRCTSLTNLPSFSEATSLEVLGLEGCTNLVGLHPSIGQLSKLKSLHLSRCTSLTNLPSFSEATSLEVLGLEGCTNLVGLHPSIGQLSKLKSLHLSRCTSLTNLPSFSEATSLEVLGLEGCTNLVGLHPSIGQLSKLKSLHLSRCTSLTNLPSFSEATSLEVLGLEWCTNLVGLHPLFGQLSKLKSLHLSYCTSLTNLPSFSEATSLEVLLLEGCTNLVGLHPSIGQLSKLKSLHLSRCTSLTNLPSFLEATSLEVLGLEGCTNLVGLHPSIGQLSKLKSLHLSRCTSLTNLPSFLEATSLEVLGLEGCTNLVGLHPSIGQLSKLKSLHLSRCTSLTNLPSFSEATSLEVLGLEGCTNLVGLHPLFGQLSKLKSLNLSDCTSLTNLPNFSEATSLEVLGLR from the exons TTACCACGTGAATCCATCTGATGTACGGAAGCAGACAGGAACTTTTGCAGAAGCATTTAATGCTCACAAAAAAAGAGCCTTAGATGAACACAAAATGAAAACGTGGAGAACTGCTTTGGGAGTAGTGGCTGATCTCTCTGGTTGGGATTTGAAAGATAG GCATGAGTCAGAATTTATCCCAAAAATTGTTGAAGACATTGATAagaaattgaattcaaaattcTTAATCATTCACGAAAACCTCGTAGGAGTAGAATCTATGGTGGCAGAATTGTTGAACTGTTCGTATTTAGATTTTGAGAATAATGTTTGCATGATAGGGATTTGTGGTATGGGGGGAATCGGAAAGACAACTCTTGCTAAAGCTGTTTATGATATGCATTCTAATAAATTTGATGCTTCTAGTTTTATTGCTAATGTTAGGGAAAAGTCGGAAAGAGATTGTTTGcttcaattacaaaaacaacTTCTTAAAGATATTTCGGGcgaaataaatacaaatatatcgGATGATTGTGAAGGAGTTTACATAATCAAAAAAAGGTTACGTGATAAAAAAGTTCTACTTGTCCTAGATGATGTTAATGATGAGCACCAATTAGAAAAATTGGCCGGAAAGAAAGGCTGGTTTCGACCGGGGAGTTGGATCATTATAACAACTAGAGATGAACATGTGTTAGTTGCACATGAAGTTCTTAAAATTTATAGGCCTAAAGGACTAAATAATGATGatgctttaaaatttttttgtttgaaagccTTCAAAAATGAGCAACCCAAAGAAGGTTATACGCAACTATCTCAGGAATTTGTAAAATATGCCGGTGGCCTTCCGTTAGCTCTTGTTACTTTGGGTTCCTTTTTAGTTGGAAGACCAAGAGATGACTGGCAAAGTGCATTGGactattttaaagaaaatcctccaaaaaaaatatttgatatacttaaaataagttttgatgggCTAGAGGATATGTGGAAGGAGGTATTCTTAGATATTGCGTGTTTCTTTACGGGGTGGCCCAAATTTGAGGTAATACGTATACTAAAGAACTGTGGTTTTAAGGCAAGAATTGGTATAAGTGTTCTTCAGGACAAATCTCTCCTAACTGTCATAGGAGGCAATGAAGAATTGGGGATGCATGATCTACTACAAGAAATGGGTAAAAACATTGTTCGATCATGTGGAGAGCTTGGAAGGCAAAGTAGGTTGTGGCTTTTTGAGGACTTGTGTCGTGTATTGGAGAACAATATG GAAACAAATGCAATTCAAGCCATAGTCATCAAGAAAAGGAATGCAGGTTTCAACTTTGAAGAATTTCCTGAAGTTTTTTCAAAGATGACTAATCTTAGATTGCTAATAATTGATGAGTTGCACATCCCAAATGCTCTCAATCGTGTTCCTAATGGCCTAAGACATCTTTCATGGaaatgttgttcattaaaatGTTTGCCATCTAGTTTCGAACCAAAGGAACTTGTTGAACTTGACTTGCAGTATAGCAAATGTGAATATCTTTGGGAAGGAGCAAAG TGTTTAGGAAACTTAAAGTCCATCAATCTTTCCTCATCGGAGAACCTAATTTGGACACCTGACTTTTCAAGGGTTCCGAGACTTGAGGTACTACACCTTGGTTGTTGCACTAATTTGGGTGGGTTACACCCATCTATTGGACAACTCAGCAAGCTTAAAAGTTTACATCTGTCTTACTGCGAATCTCTTACTAATCTTCCCAGCTTTTCAGAGGCTACGAGTCTTGAGGTACTAGGCCTGGAATGTTGCACTAATTTGGTTGGGTTACACCCATCGTTTGGACAACTCAGCAAGCTTAAAAGTTTAGATCTGTCTCGCTGCACATCTCTTACTAATCTTCCCAGCTTTTCAGAGGCTACGAGTCTTGAGGTACTAGGCCTGGAATGGTGCACTAATTTGGTTGGGTTACACCCATCGTTTGGACAACTCAGCAAGCTTAAAAGTTTAGATCTGTCTCACTGCACATCTCTTACTAATCTTCCGAGCTTTTCAAAGGCTACGAGTCTTGAGGTACTAGGCCTGGAAGGGTGCACTAATTTGGTTGGGTTACACCCATCTATTGGACAACTCAGCAAGCTTAAAAGTTTACATCTGTCTCACTGCACATCTCTTACTAATCTTCCCAGCTTTTCAGAGGCTACGAGTCTTGAG GTACTAGGCCTGGAAGGGTGCACTAATTTGATTGGGTTACACCCATCTATTGGACAACTCAGCAAGCTTAAAAGTTTACATCTGTCTCGCTGCACATCTCTTACTAATCTTCCCAGCTTTTCAGAGGCTACGAGTCTTGAGGTACTAGGCCTGGAATGGTGCACTAATTTGGTTGGGTTACACCCATCTATTGGACAACTCAGCAAGCTTAAAAGTTTACATCTGTCTCGCTGCACATCTCTTACTAATCTTCCCAGCTTTTCAGAGGCTACGAGTCTTGAGGTACTAGGCCTGGAAGGGTGCACTAATTTGGTTGGGTTACACCCATCTATTGGACAACTCAGCAAGCTTAAAAGTTTACATCTGTCTCGCTGCACATCTCTTACTAATCTTCCCAGCTTTTCAGAGGCTACGAGTCTTGAG GTACTAGGCCTGGAATGGTGCACTAATTTGGTTGGGTTACACCCATCTATTGGACAACTCAGCAAGCTTAAAAGTTTACATCTGTCTCGCTGCACATCTCTTACTAATCTTCCCAGCTTTTCAGAGGCTACGAGTCTTGAGGTACTAGGCCTGGAAGGGTGCACTAATTTGGTTGGGTTACACCCATCTATTGGACAACTCAGCAAGCTTAAAAGTTTACATCTGTCTCGCTGCACATCTCTTACTAATCTTCCCAGCTTTTCAGAGGCTACGAGTCTTGAG GTACTAGGCCTGGAAGGGTGCACTAATTTGGTTGGGTTACACCCATCTATTGGACAACTCAGCAAGCTTAAAAGTTTACATCTGTCTCGCTGCACATCTCTTACTAATCTTCCCAGCTTTTCAGAGGCTACGAGTCTTGAGGTACTAGGCCTGGAAGGGTGCACTAATTTGGTTGGGTTACACCCATCTATTGGACAACTCAGCAAGCTTAAAAGTTTACATCTGTCTCGCTGCACATCTCTTACTAATCTTCCCAGCTTTTCAGAGGCTACGAGTCTTGAG GTACTAGGCCTGGAATGGTGCACTAATTTGGTTGGGTTACACCCATTGTTTGGACAACTCAGCAAGCTTAAAAGTTTACATCTGTCTTACTGCACATCTCTTACTAATCTTCCCAGCTTTTCCGAGGCTACGAGTCTTGAGGTACTACTCCTGGAAGGGTGCACTAATTTGGTTGGGTTACACCCATCTATTGGACAACTCAGCAAGCTTAAAAGTTTACATCTGTCTCGCTGCACATCTCTTACTAATCTTCCCAGCTTTTTAGAGGCTACGAGTCTTGAG GTACTAGGCCTGGAAGGGTGCACTAATTTGGTTGGGTTACACCCATCTATTGGACAACTCAGCAAGCTTAAAAGTTTACATCTGTCTCGCTGCACATCTCTTACTAATCTTCCCAGCTTTTTAGAGGCTACGAGTCTTGAG GTACTAGGCCTGGAAGGGTGCACTAATTTGGTTGGGTTACACCCATCTATTGGACAACTCAGCAAGCTTAAAAGTTTACATCTGTCTCGCTGCACATCTCTTACTAATCTTCCCAGCTTTTCAGAGGCTACGAGTCTTGAGGTACTAGGCCTGGAAGGGTGCACTAATTTGGTTGGGTTACACCCATTGTTTGGACAACTCAGCAAGCTTAAAAGTTTAAATCTGTCTGATTGCACATCTCTTACTAATCTTCCCAACTTTTCAGAGGCTACGAGTCTTGAGGTACTAGGCCTGAGATGA
- the LOC126691656 gene encoding disease resistance protein TAO1-like isoform X27: MSTQGASTSSPSSSSTPRRTYDVFLSFRGEDTRTSFTDHLYNALTRKGIFTFRDDENLERGRFISEELVKAIQESKFAIVILSKNYAFSTWLLDELEHIVRCVEETGLVVVPIFYHVNPSDVRKQTGTFAEAFNAHKKRALDEHKMKTWRTALGVVADLSGWDLKDRHESEFIPKIVEDIDKKLNSKFLIIHENLVGVESMVAELLNCSYLDFENNVCMIGICGMGGIGKTTLAKAVYDMHSNKFDASSFIANVREKSERDCLLQLQKQLLKDISGEINTNISDDCEGVYIIKKRLRDKKVLLVLDDVNDEHQLEKLAGKKGWFRPGSWIIITTRDEHVLVAHEVLKIYRPKGLNNDDALKFFCLKAFKNEQPKEGYTQLSQEFVKYAGGLPLALVTLGSFLVGRPRDDWQSALDYFKENPPKKIFDILKISFDGLEDMWKEVFLDIACFFTGWPKFEVIRILKNCGFKARIGISVLQDKSLLTVIGGNEELGMHDLLQEMGKNIVRSCGELGRQSRLWLFEDLCRVLENNMETNAIQAIVIKKRNAGFNFEEFPEVFSKMTNLRLLIIDELHIPNALNRVPNGLRHLSWKCCSLKCLPSSFEPKELVELDLQYSKCEYLWEGAKCLGNLKSINLSSSENLIWTPDFSRVPRLEVLHLGCCTNLGGLHPSIGQLSKLKSLHLSYCESLTNLPSFSEATSLEVLGLECCTNLVGLHPSFGQLSKLKSLDLSRCTSLTNLPSFSEATSLEVLGLEWCTNLVGLHPSFGQLSKLKSLDLSHCTSLTNLPSFSKATSLEVLGLEGCTNLVGLHPSIGQLSKLKSLHLSHCTSLTNLPSFSEATSLEVLGLEGCTNLIGLHPSIGQLSKLKSLHLSRCTSLTNLPSFSEATSLEVLGLEWCTNLVGLHPSIGQLSKLKSLHLSRCTSLTNLPSFSEATSLEVLGLEWCTNLVGLHPSIGQLSKLKSLHLSRCTSLTNLPSFSEATSLEVLGLEGCTNLVGLHPSIGQLSKLKSLHLSRCTSLTNLPSFSEATSLEVLGLEGCTNLVGLHPSIGQLSKLKSLHLSRCTSLTNLPSFSEATSLEVLGLEGCTNLVGLHPSIGQLSKLKSLHLSRCTSLTNLPSFSEATSLEVLGLEWCTNLVGLHPLFGQLSKLKSLHLSYCTSLTNLPSFSEATSLEVLLLEGCTNLVGLHPSIGQLSKLKSLHLSRCTSLTNLPSFLEATSLEVLGLEGCTNLVGLHPSIGQLSKLKSLHLSRCTSLTNLPSFLEATSLEVLGLEGCTNLVGLHPSIGQLSKLKSLHLSRCTSLTNLPSFSEATSLEVLGLEGCTNLVGLHPLFGQLSKLKSLNLSDCTSLTNLPNFSEATSLEVLGLR; encoded by the exons TTACCACGTGAATCCATCTGATGTACGGAAGCAGACAGGAACTTTTGCAGAAGCATTTAATGCTCACAAAAAAAGAGCCTTAGATGAACACAAAATGAAAACGTGGAGAACTGCTTTGGGAGTAGTGGCTGATCTCTCTGGTTGGGATTTGAAAGATAG GCATGAGTCAGAATTTATCCCAAAAATTGTTGAAGACATTGATAagaaattgaattcaaaattcTTAATCATTCACGAAAACCTCGTAGGAGTAGAATCTATGGTGGCAGAATTGTTGAACTGTTCGTATTTAGATTTTGAGAATAATGTTTGCATGATAGGGATTTGTGGTATGGGGGGAATCGGAAAGACAACTCTTGCTAAAGCTGTTTATGATATGCATTCTAATAAATTTGATGCTTCTAGTTTTATTGCTAATGTTAGGGAAAAGTCGGAAAGAGATTGTTTGcttcaattacaaaaacaacTTCTTAAAGATATTTCGGGcgaaataaatacaaatatatcgGATGATTGTGAAGGAGTTTACATAATCAAAAAAAGGTTACGTGATAAAAAAGTTCTACTTGTCCTAGATGATGTTAATGATGAGCACCAATTAGAAAAATTGGCCGGAAAGAAAGGCTGGTTTCGACCGGGGAGTTGGATCATTATAACAACTAGAGATGAACATGTGTTAGTTGCACATGAAGTTCTTAAAATTTATAGGCCTAAAGGACTAAATAATGATGatgctttaaaatttttttgtttgaaagccTTCAAAAATGAGCAACCCAAAGAAGGTTATACGCAACTATCTCAGGAATTTGTAAAATATGCCGGTGGCCTTCCGTTAGCTCTTGTTACTTTGGGTTCCTTTTTAGTTGGAAGACCAAGAGATGACTGGCAAAGTGCATTGGactattttaaagaaaatcctccaaaaaaaatatttgatatacttaaaataagttttgatgggCTAGAGGATATGTGGAAGGAGGTATTCTTAGATATTGCGTGTTTCTTTACGGGGTGGCCCAAATTTGAGGTAATACGTATACTAAAGAACTGTGGTTTTAAGGCAAGAATTGGTATAAGTGTTCTTCAGGACAAATCTCTCCTAACTGTCATAGGAGGCAATGAAGAATTGGGGATGCATGATCTACTACAAGAAATGGGTAAAAACATTGTTCGATCATGTGGAGAGCTTGGAAGGCAAAGTAGGTTGTGGCTTTTTGAGGACTTGTGTCGTGTATTGGAGAACAATATG GAAACAAATGCAATTCAAGCCATAGTCATCAAGAAAAGGAATGCAGGTTTCAACTTTGAAGAATTTCCTGAAGTTTTTTCAAAGATGACTAATCTTAGATTGCTAATAATTGATGAGTTGCACATCCCAAATGCTCTCAATCGTGTTCCTAATGGCCTAAGACATCTTTCATGGaaatgttgttcattaaaatGTTTGCCATCTAGTTTCGAACCAAAGGAACTTGTTGAACTTGACTTGCAGTATAGCAAATGTGAATATCTTTGGGAAGGAGCAAAG TGTTTAGGAAACTTAAAGTCCATCAATCTTTCCTCATCGGAGAACCTAATTTGGACACCTGACTTTTCAAGGGTTCCGAGACTTGAGGTACTACACCTTGGTTGTTGCACTAATTTGGGTGGGTTACACCCATCTATTGGACAACTCAGCAAGCTTAAAAGTTTACATCTGTCTTACTGCGAATCTCTTACTAATCTTCCCAGCTTTTCAGAGGCTACGAGTCTTGAGGTACTAGGCCTGGAATGTTGCACTAATTTGGTTGGGTTACACCCATCGTTTGGACAACTCAGCAAGCTTAAAAGTTTAGATCTGTCTCGCTGCACATCTCTTACTAATCTTCCCAGCTTTTCAGAGGCTACGAGTCTTGAGGTACTAGGCCTGGAATGGTGCACTAATTTGGTTGGGTTACACCCATCGTTTGGACAACTCAGCAAGCTTAAAAGTTTAGATCTGTCTCACTGCACATCTCTTACTAATCTTCCGAGCTTTTCAAAGGCTACGAGTCTTGAGGTACTAGGCCTGGAAGGGTGCACTAATTTGGTTGGGTTACACCCATCTATTGGACAACTCAGCAAGCTTAAAAGTTTACATCTGTCTCACTGCACATCTCTTACTAATCTTCCCAGCTTTTCAGAGGCTACGAGTCTTGAG GTACTAGGCCTGGAAGGGTGCACTAATTTGATTGGGTTACACCCATCTATTGGACAACTCAGCAAGCTTAAAAGTTTACATCTGTCTCGCTGCACATCTCTTACTAATCTTCCCAGCTTTTCAGAGGCTACGAGTCTTGAGGTACTAGGCCTGGAATGGTGCACTAATTTGGTTGGGTTACACCCATCTATTGGACAACTCAGCAAGCTTAAAAGTTTACATCTGTCTCGCTGCACATCTCTTACTAATCTTCCCAGCTTTTCAGAGGCTACGAGTCTTGAG GTACTAGGCCTGGAATGGTGCACTAATTTGGTTGGGTTACACCCATCTATTGGACAACTCAGCAAGCTTAAAAGTTTACATCTGTCTCGCTGCACATCTCTTACTAATCTTCCCAGCTTTTCAGAGGCTACGAGTCTTGAGGTACTAGGCCTGGAAGGGTGCACTAATTTGGTTGGGTTACACCCATCTATTGGACAACTCAGCAAGCTTAAAAGTTTACATCTGTCTCGCTGCACATCTCTTACTAATCTTCCCAGCTTTTCAGAGGCTACGAGTCTTGAG GTACTAGGCCTGGAAGGGTGCACTAATTTGGTTGGGTTACACCCATCTATTGGACAACTCAGCAAGCTTAAAAGTTTACATCTGTCTCGCTGCACATCTCTTACTAATCTTCCCAGCTTTTCAGAGGCTACGAGTCTTGAGGTACTAGGCCTGGAAGGGTGCACTAATTTGGTTGGGTTACACCCATCTATTGGACAACTCAGCAAGCTTAAAAGTTTACATCTGTCTCGCTGCACATCTCTTACTAATCTTCCCAGCTTTTCAGAGGCTACGAGTCTTGAG GTACTAGGCCTGGAATGGTGCACTAATTTGGTTGGGTTACACCCATTGTTTGGACAACTCAGCAAGCTTAAAAGTTTACATCTGTCTTACTGCACATCTCTTACTAATCTTCCCAGCTTTTCCGAGGCTACGAGTCTTGAGGTACTACTCCTGGAAGGGTGCACTAATTTGGTTGGGTTACACCCATCTATTGGACAACTCAGCAAGCTTAAAAGTTTACATCTGTCTCGCTGCACATCTCTTACTAATCTTCCCAGCTTTTTAGAGGCTACGAGTCTTGAG GTACTAGGCCTGGAAGGGTGCACTAATTTGGTTGGGTTACACCCATCTATTGGACAACTCAGCAAGCTTAAAAGTTTACATCTGTCTCGCTGCACATCTCTTACTAATCTTCCCAGCTTTTTAGAGGCTACGAGTCTTGAG GTACTAGGCCTGGAAGGGTGCACTAATTTGGTTGGGTTACACCCATCTATTGGACAACTCAGCAAGCTTAAAAGTTTACATCTGTCTCGCTGCACATCTCTTACTAATCTTCCCAGCTTTTCAGAGGCTACGAGTCTTGAGGTACTAGGCCTGGAAGGGTGCACTAATTTGGTTGGGTTACACCCATTGTTTGGACAACTCAGCAAGCTTAAAAGTTTAAATCTGTCTGATTGCACATCTCTTACTAATCTTCCCAACTTTTCAGAGGCTACGAGTCTTGAGGTACTAGGCCTGAGATGA